GCGTACCCGGGCCTGGCCTGCCATCGCCTTTGCACAGAACGGGCGTGGCGAACTGCGCCTGGAATCGGGTCATGGCCAGATCGCTGGCACGCTGCTCGCCAGCGGCGGAAAGCCCGGTCAGGGAATGCCAACCGTATTCAGCGTCACCCCGCCTGACGCGCACTTCCATTACACGCCGCTTGAGCATGATGGAGAAAACTGGCAGCAATGGAAGGTCAGGCGGTTAATGCCCGTCGAATGCGAACGCTTGCAGGGCATGCCGGATGGCTGGACGCTGGTGCCATATCGCGGCGGCAAACCGGCTGCTGATACCCCCCGCTACAAAGCGATCGGCAACTCCATGGCCGTACCCTGCGTGGCCTGGCTGGGTCAGCGTCTGCTCCAGGCATTGCAGACACCCAAGTGACATCGCGCTAACCAATACGGGCACGTCCTGATGCGTGTTGTTCCACACACACGCACCGTTGCCACGTCATGCTGAATACATGTTCGCTGGCGTAGCTGGCAACATCCCAGGCAGTCAAGGCCATCAAGACTGCGACACGCCGACGGTGTGTTGGCTTTCGTTATTTTCTCATTCCACCCATAGGGGCTCTCCTCCCTTGTGGCTGGGGAGCTCCTTTTTTTGGAGACTTTCCCATGGATCATCAAACCATTCGCAATCAGATGCAGTCATTGGTGCGTGACCACGTTCCTTCCAATGCCCGCAGTTTCAGGTTCAACATTTTTGACGGCCAGCCCAAGGTGTCGACACTGGGCTTTCACATTGATCCCAAGCCTTTTGAAGGAAAGATCATCGCCAGGACGGAGGATGCCATTGTCGTCAAGACGGGCAGAATCGAGTTCGCCGTGCTTGACCGGACGCTCGTGACCGAAGATCCCGACGAAGGAGCCAGGGTGCAGGTCGAACCCTACGCACGGCATCGGTTCGACGGTCTTCGCGCAGACACCCCCGAAGAGCGCACCGAATACACCGCTGATGGCACGCCCTACAAGCTCCAGACGTATGTACTCGGCTCCGCCCCCACCAAACTGCCGATCCCGCAACCCCGCTGCCCGGAGTTACAGGAACTGATCAGGCAACTGGAGGAGCTGCCGGCACCGGATGGTTTTCGTCGGATTACGCATCTGCTGGTTGATGCGGGTGCGCGAGATTTCACCTGGGTTGATCCACTGCCCAAGGACATCATCGCTACACCACCAGCTATCAGCTTCAACACAAGCACGGCGAAATTCAATGGCCGCGTCACTGTGCAATACGAACGCGCCGACGACCTCTATGCCGTCGTGCTGAGCCACGATGGAGAGTTGGTCGAACGGGTTGACGGTGTGTTCTTCGATACCCTCGGAGACGTATTGCTCAGGCTGATCGACGATGGCAGTTGGCGTCGCATACGTGTGCGCACCATTCAAAAGCCGCTGCGGCGCAAGTCATGACGCGACAGACAGCCCGTCTATACGGCAGGTTATCTGACCAGCCCCGTTTACTTACCGCGCCTCTACCGGGATACGCACCAATCCCCCGCCCCGGACAACGCTTCTTCACTGTGTTGCCCGGCATACCATCCTCTCAGGAGTAACGTGTATGACTTTACGCTTCAAAGGAGCCGAATTGCGGCCCGTCATCGCCGAAGCGGTTGCCAATCAGTGCCGCATCATTCTGGTCAAGGATCAGGGTGTTTACTGGCTCGCCGAGCATGGTGAACGCCATCCCGATGGGCGTCAAAAGCTGATCGCCTACGCGATTGGCTGCAACCCTGACGTTGCGCCCTTCGACGACTGGTGGGAGCGCTCACGCGCTGAGTTCGGTGGCGACGACTTTGGCGAATTTTTCGAACCTGGTGACAGGGTGTTTACCGGCATCCTGGATGGTGCCGGCGATCTCGAAGTGTCCGCTACCGCAACACAGATTTTCCTGCAAGTTGTCGCGACAAACTCCGATAGCCACTGACTCTCGTCCTCCGTAGCCCCCTGATGGGGGCTTCTTTCCTCTCACGCCAGCATCTCCGCAACTGACGCGCATTCGTCTCAGCCCACGACGGGCCATTCCACCAGCGATACCCTGGAGACGCCCCCATGCGCGACCCGTTCAAGATTGACACCCCGACCTGCATCAGTTTTTCCGGTGGCCGCACCAGTGCCTATATGCTGTGGCGCGTTTTACAGGCCAACTGCGGCCTGCCTGCCGATA
The genomic region above belongs to Pectobacterium colocasium and contains:
- a CDS encoding GTPase produces the protein MDHQTIRNQMQSLVRDHVPSNARSFRFNIFDGQPKVSTLGFHIDPKPFEGKIIARTEDAIVVKTGRIEFAVLDRTLVTEDPDEGARVQVEPYARHRFDGLRADTPEERTEYTADGTPYKLQTYVLGSAPTKLPIPQPRCPELQELIRQLEELPAPDGFRRITHLLVDAGARDFTWVDPLPKDIIATPPAISFNTSTAKFNGRVTVQYERADDLYAVVLSHDGELVERVDGVFFDTLGDVLLRLIDDGSWRRIRVRTIQKPLRRKS
- a CDS encoding DUF3085 domain-containing protein — encoded protein: MTLRFKGAELRPVIAEAVANQCRIILVKDQGVYWLAEHGERHPDGRQKLIAYAIGCNPDVAPFDDWWERSRAEFGGDDFGEFFEPGDRVFTGILDGAGDLEVSATATQIFLQVVATNSDSH